agtatatgaaatttacaaattataagaatatatttaatattactctctaaacaattcatatttttaagtgaaataATATTTCAGTTATCAACTTAAAAGGGAAGTTTATGGACAATATTTAggctaaaataattttatacatacCGAGATGATCCGTTTTTTATGGCGCATTATCCTTTAGATACCGGCCATTTGGTTACGCCTTTATCTAGATGACAATAAGAAAGGCCggttttaaattaattgttaaattatttatgaatggATAAATTTAAAATGCCATAGCTTTGCACCATTCATTGATTTACGATATCacgaagaagtattttttttttttttttttttttttttttttttttttttttttgctttaatgACAAAACATCTTATAACCTAAGCAGTCGTACactgttttttaaaaaaaaaatcaccaaaacgAACAAGCAAAAGAATCTGAAAAACTGAATCGGTACCTTAAATCAGTTACTTCATCACCTTGATAAATTGGGATAACGAAAACAGATTGACTACCGCAAGATGAGAATCAGATTTATCAAATAAAAGGCATAGAAGACTTGTGTTCTGCATTACTAACAAATACGCAAGTTCCGGCGCCGCTTCCAAATTGCATGGAAATCCAATGTACCTCACAGATCAATGACACGAGACAGCTTCTGGATCCGATTTAAAAGGAAGTCCCCTTGCTTGATAGTTGCTTGGTAAAGAGCATTCTTTGCATCTGGACGATTGGTCTCAAGAACACCTGCAACTTTGTCAATCTTGCAATGAAGCTTCCTTGCTGCAATAAATCGTGAGAGTTCCAGATCAATAAACTCCACCGTAACTCCAAATGCCTTAGCCATTGCATCAATCGTAACACTCTTGTAGGATTCCAAGAACTGGGAATAAACCACAGTTCTGATCTCCCTCATATAGTACCGGAAGTGTGGATGCAAATAGCGGTCCAATTTTATTTGCTCCGTCAGGCCAGCAAATGCCAAGAAAAATGGTTTATACTGACAATCATATAAAGAGTTCAAAAACTCCGAAAGATGAGGGATTTTCCCGATCACTGTCAAGATCTCTGGAGCATCCACAACCTTTTGCTTCAGGGAAACTCTATCCAGGGATATTATGCTCGTAAGAACAGTGTAGAATATGAAGGTGTCATAAGGAAAAAGTTCATAAGTTGTGAAGGTTGAAATTGAATCCAAAAATAGATCAGCTGCCTTCTTGAAGTTTCGAGTAGACATGCAGTACAAGCCTTCATACACCTTCAGGCGGTTCTTTCTTTCCCAATCTCCGCCTTCTTCAAACAAGTTCTTTGCTTTATCAATGCTTTTGGAAATTAGATCAAAATCCATGTAGAAAAAACCAAGCTGCAGTGTATAGAACACCAAGTCCATCTTTTGCCCAACCGCAACTGTTTTGCTTTCCGTCACCTTGAGTTGTTCCAATGCTTTCTCCTTGTCACCAATTCGAATGAAAAACAAGGACTTTGCCAAATGAGCTTCTCGGACTTCACTTTCACCCAAGTTCTCTTCAGCATCAGCTATCTTTTCGTCAAGCTTCTTAATCTCGTCTTCGATCTTCGCGCGCATCGAGTCCAGAACGCCCTGATCTTTCTCCAGTACCGACTCGGAAATTAGGGTTTCATACAACGGAGCCATATCATCGGTTTTGACGATGGCGAAGACCTCCTCCTTAAGGCGGACCTTCTCGATGTCCTGGACGTCCAGGTGCCTCAAAAGGAAGAGCTGATATCACGAAGAAGTTCTTTTCATTCTTACATGTCTAAGTATACAACTTTATAAGTAGATAAATagcaattaatgaaaataacagGAGagccaaataaatattataagttggccaaaaaaataaatatctaaattgcacaaaaataaaaacttatttaaaatcaaattaggaAGAATATAAGTtggtttattaaaataaatataaacgaTTAAATCTCTATTTTTCCATCCGCTCAAACTTTTAGATCAAGCGATACTCTGTAATCAATGTCGCTGCTTGTTAAGAAATGTTTGCAGCTCTTGGGCCTTATAAAAACCGAAAGGAACAAGTGGGCTTTTCCTGCTTACGTATTTAACAAACTCGAGATGCAAATTAGGCAATCCCCTGTCCATAATTGGCTTGTCTTTGTTGaaggatttatttatttatttatctccgGGTAGATCAGAGATTGGTATTCTTTAATCCTTGTGTacgtaatatatatacttaagaGTCCTTTTGGGAATCTCTCAAGAAGATCTTAAGCGGATCTGCAGACTGCAGAGAAAGAACCCGCAAAGGTCGCAGATGCCAGATGGAGGACATTGTTGGAGGATAATCAACCATAAAAAATGGATACTTGATTAACTTATTTGCCTATATCGTACTAGTCAACGCCCTGAAGAAGTGTCCAAGAGGTAACCCATTCGCTTACAGCGGGAGCTAGCATCCGTTTCATTGACCTTCAATCGTACAAGTTGACATAATTTATGTATCTGACCAAGTAAGAGAAGTTGACTTTTGTGGAGTCTAAAATAAGGAAACCCCCCATTATTCAACACTATCCTGACCAATTGCTTAGTAGTATCCACAGATTTAGAACATGAAAATTTCAAACCCTTTCACATGAACTACACCCAAATTGTCAAAGAGGACAGAGGCTCCGAGGAGATGGAAACATTCCATCTTGCTATAGTCTGTGTTATATTGTCAGCTATAGCTTTGTCAAGTTGTCATTGCCATGCTATAACGAATGTCAATACAGGTTTTGTGTGCTCAGAAGCGGATGGTTCTGCCACTGAGAATGCATTCCAGACAAATCTCAAGAATCTGTTGGATACCCTTGTTGTGAAAGTGCCTGTATCCAACGGCTTCTATAAAACAGAAACCGGAAAGAAATCCAACAAGCTCTACGGACTCGTACAATGTAGAGGCGACATGTCTGCCGGTGACTGTGCTAATTGCACCAAGAACGCCGCTGCAGCAGCCCTCAAGGAGTGTCCAAAGAGCAAACAGGTTTGGACCTGGTTCACGTGGTGTTTTCTACGCTATTCTGATCAGAGTTTTTTTGGAATTATGGATCAGGCTTCAGCGGCCATCACCAATGATACTGATTTCGATGATCCATATGTGGTTTCTAAAGGACTTGACTTCATGGGTGGCCTTGCTTCCACAGCTCCTAATCAGCCTCATATGTTCCAGAAAGCGGTGTTGGATGTTGGAAAAAGTGGGAAGAGGTATGGCATGGCTCAGTGCACTCTAGATATCAATAGGGCTGACTGTGGCAAGTGCTTGGATTCTCAATTGACGTTGTTTAGGACAATTATTGGCAATAAAAGAGGGTGGGAAACATACGGTTCTAGTTGTTTTATGTGGTACCATGACTACCTATTTTACTTCAACATCTCGACCCCTGCAAGTGAAGGTGAATTTCGTGCATAATtccttgatttttctttcttaatttgctGTATTTAATAATCGGATCAACCATTTCTAGTCAAGAGCACTTTCACGTTTATAATAGCAATATAATCAGAAGTCTAGGTATGCTTTGGCCTTTCATTGCTATGTGGATAGTCTatagaattaagagaaattctTTAGTTacaaagtaaactcataaattaagtGATAAGTTTCTTTTACTGTAAAGTAGATTTACCGTATTATATGAAACTATGTCAGTtcatgagtttacttttatgggAGTTgcaacaattttataaaattaatctctTTTACTTGGATACTAATGCAGGTGCTCGAAGACCCTCTTCGCATATAGGAGTTACGATTGGCGTAATTATTGGAATGCTAGCACTTCTGGCAGTCGTCTAGTTTTCAAATTGTTTGTCCTGTTTTCTCAGCTAGAATATGAATGCTAAAGGATCTGCAGATAGATATTTTTTCATCTGATTGCCTGATTTCCTTTATGAAACCAAAGAAAATTAGCTTTTAACCATCGTTTTATACAGAATCTTGATGTACTGCTTCATGGGTCCTGCAGAATTTTGTTGCTTTTGTGTTCTTTTACTGGGACCGATGTATACTGATAGTGATTATAAACAAGTAGAGGTGGGTCAACTCAGGCGAAAAAAGCCAAGGAAAAACTAGTATAGGTGCTAAAACAATTAGACGCCCCTACGCCTGCTCACTCGCTTTTTATAAGTCTCAATGGGGTGAGTCTCGACCTCACTTGTGGCAGCAGCTGTACTCTGTATATCCCCTGCGTTTGCAATCTGTTTAGCCTCTCATGTTAAGTTCCCTAATGAGCAAGGTGTTAGTTTGATTATGCTTAAAAAGGGAGTACCAACAGGCTCCCGTCGCTCACTCTTATCTTTTGTCTATTGAATTTTGATAGTCACAGTTAGGCAGGAcacctttttttccctttaaattgctattttttcttttgtttgttcatTACACaattatatcttaaaattggattcttttaatctaaaataattggcttttttttttctttttttttttttttttgcaattcatTTTCTTAGTTGATTCTTCAATATTTGAAGTAGGCCTGGGGAGTAGTTCACGGTAAGAATCTCACAGGGTGCGTGTGGAAGCTGCTCATACTTGATTTATTAATTCCTATGCGTATCACTCAGTATATGGTTACCATTTTCTCATTTGATTTAGAGAAAAGAAGATATATCATCAGAAGCATCGAGCATTAGATTCATCACAAGAAATGCCTCTGTAAAATGCTGTAAGTTCAAAAAATTTCAGGACGAAGGTCTTTATACATGTAGATGCACAGAAATTTTGGTCTTTACGCGTATCACAAAACCAGGCCGTCCATATAGGACAGATCCTTTTATTTGCTTCGATATTCTGGTATATCATTGGAATGAAAATGACGCATCCCCTGCTACCAAAAGCTGCTAGTAAcgaattttgtaataaaaatgaaacattcatgtttgtttgtttgtttttttttttttttttgaagtagcCAGAACACTTGCTCCACAAAACATTCCTGAATCTCAACTGTCCCCGGTTGTTGAAAATTAATCAGATGCGGCAAAAGCTGCCGGGGCCCCAGATTTTGAAGATCGATCAGAGGTGGCAAATCCTATCCCGGCCCCAGTTGTGGAAGAACGATCGGATGTAGCAAATCTATTTGTAGAGAATGTAGGTGCTAATGGCTGAGGAATGTTTATCGATTTGCTTGCAAGCAGGAGACGGACCGATGTCATTGTAGGTCTAAGATTAGGATCTTCCTGAACACAAAGCAATGCGATTTGTATCAATCTCAGAGCCTCGTTTTCAGGACATGTGTCGACCAATATCTGATCTATCAACTCCATTCCTCTGCCTTCACTCCATAGTCGCCATGCCTGTTTTGTATTTGTTTggtaaataatctcattacagtAAGTAAAAACTTCATATTTGAGCTGATGATACTGATAGGAAAGAGAGACCTACATGGGGCGGAAGGCTTTGTGCACGCTCTAAATAATAGAAGCCACTGTTCTTTTTCCCACTTAGGATTTCTAGCATTAGTACTCCAAAGCTGTAAACATCCGTCTTGAATGAAAATAGTCCTTCCATTGCATATTCTGGTGCCATGTATCCACTGTTGCACAAAATATTTAGATggtgagatgagaaattttttgttttagatgaatgtttaaaatattattttttaatattattattgctttaagatttgaaaaagttgaattgagatttgaaaaagttgaattgtttattattttttgtgtagaaatttagaaaagttgtaataatgagatgggatgagataagaattttgtgtctcatcccacttgcCAAACCTTATGGCTTCAATCATTCAAAAGGAATGACCATGGCTTATGGCAAATGGCTTGCTTCCTTGCAAGTCTCTGTTCTTGAACTTTTTACTCAAAAGTCACATTCGAAATGGAACATTTTCCACTTCATTTTACTATTAAATTTGAATGTATGTTATAAAACAGGATTTTCTAAACCAAAAAGTGCACAAGGATGAACCCCATTATCTAAAAAACATGCACCCAAGAACACGCAACTTCAGGTTGATCGTGTCTTCACAGTTGTCAATCACTTACTATGTACCCACGACTCTGTTAATGTTGGCTTCTATTTGATTATCTCCAAAAATCCTAGCAGTGCCGAAATCTGAAATCTTTGGGTTCATCTCGGCATCTAGCAATATGTTGCTTGCTTTCAAATCCCGATGGATGATTTTGAGCCGAGATTCCTCATGTAGATATTGAAGGCCCCTTGCGATCCCATTGATAATGTTTGCTCGCTTAGCCCAGTGTAGTTCTGTGCATCTTGCTGGATCTGCATCACAATGATAAGAATTAAGGCAAATAGCTTTCTTGTATAGGAGATTTATGCATGTGCTCAGAAAATAAGATCGGAAACTTGTGCCTCTGTAATAGAGAACTTggcatataattaattaatggatgATAAAAATTAGTGTGTGAGGGagtgtttgagagagagagagagcaaaccAAACAGGACGGCATCAAGACCGGCGTTTGCCATGTACTCGTAGACTAAAagctt
This genomic interval from Juglans regia cultivar Chandler chromosome 3, Walnut 2.0, whole genome shotgun sequence contains the following:
- the LOC118343734 gene encoding 26S proteasome non-ATPase regulatory subunit 6 homolog, with amino-acid sequence MDRGLPNLHLEFVKYLFLLRHLDVQDIEKVRLKEEVFAIVKTDDMAPLYETLISESVLEKDQGVLDSMRAKIEDEIKKLDEKIADAEENLGESEVREAHLAKSLFFIRIGDKEKALEQLKVTESKTVAVGQKMDLVFYTLQLGFFYMDFDLISKSIDKAKNLFEEGGDWERKNRLKVYEGLYCMSTRNFKKAADLFLDSISTFTTYELFPYDTFIFYTVLTSIISLDRVSLKQKVVDAPEILTVIGKIPHLSEFLNSLYDCQYKPFFLAFAGLTEQIKLDRYLHPHFRYYMREIRTVVYSQFLESYKSVTIDAMAKAFGVTVEFIDLELSRFIAARKLHCKIDKVAGVLETNRPDAKNALYQATIKQGDFLLNRIQKLSRVIDL
- the LOC109011558 gene encoding cysteine-rich receptor-like protein kinase 10: MSVSMPDNSGEMQHFNLSTIETATNNFSDANKLGEGGFGPVYKGKLTDGKEIAVKRLSMNSKQGLKEFKNEVMLIVKLQHRNLVRLLGCCVEGEEKLLVYEYMANAGLDAVLFDPARCTELHWAKRANIINGIARGLQYLHEESRLKIIHRDLKASNILLDAEMNPKISDFGTARIFGDNQIEANINRVVGTYGYMAPEYAMEGLFSFKTDVYSFGVLMLEILSGKKNSGFYYLERAQSLPPHAWRLWSEGRGMELIDQILVDTCPENEALRLIQIALLCVQEDPNLRPTMTSVRLLLASKSINIPQPLAPTFSTNRFATSDRSSTTGAGIGFATSDRSSKSGAPAAFAASD
- the LOC118347964 gene encoding cysteine-rich repeat secretory protein 38-like; the protein is MNYTQIVKEDRGSEEMETFHLAIVCVILSAIALSSCHCHAITNVNTGFVCSEADGSATENAFQTNLKNLLDTLVVKVPVSNGFYKTETGKKSNKLYGLVQCRGDMSAGDCANCTKNAAAAALKECPKSKQVWTWFTWCFLRYSDQSFFGIMDQASAAITNDTDFDDPYVVSKGLDFMGGLASTAPNQPHMFQKAVLDVGKSGKRYGMAQCTLDINRADCGKCLDSQLTLFRTIIGNKRGWETYGSSCFMWYHDYLFYFNISTPASEGARRPSSHIGVTIGVIIGMLALLAVV